A genomic segment from Corylus avellana chromosome ca5, CavTom2PMs-1.0 encodes:
- the LOC132183130 gene encoding uncharacterized protein LOC132183130: MSGMEDVKEQERVDGDVPQECEQSIVSSQEEEVKKKYGGIMPKKPPLIAKDHERAYFDSADWALGKQGAEKPKGPLKALQPKLQPTQQQTRYRKSPYAPSEDGEDRGSAPSEDGSTNV, from the exons ATGTCTGGCATGGAGGATGTCAAAGAGCAAGAACGGGTGGATGGAGATGTCCCCCAGGAGTGTGAACAATCCATAGTTTCATCTCAAGAGGAG GAGGTGAAGAAGAAATATGGGGGAATAATGCCCAAGAAACCACCACTCATTGCTAAG GACCATGAACGTGCTTACTTTGATTCTGCTGATTGGGCTCTGGGAAAG CAAGGTGCTGAGAAGCCCAAAGGACCACTTAAAGCCCTTCAGCCCAAATTACAg CCCACACAACAGCAAACGCGATACCGGAAGTCTCCTTACGCTCCATCAGAAGATGGTGAAG ATAGAGGAAGCGCTCCATCTGAGGATGGGAGTACCAATGTATGA
- the LOC132181454 gene encoding eukaryotic translation initiation factor 5-like, translating into MALQNIGGNSDDAFYRYKMPRMVTKIEGRGNGIKTNVVNMVDIAKALARPAAYTTKYFGCELGAQSKFDEKTGTSLVNGAHETAKLAGLLENFIKKYVQCYGCGNPETEILITKTQMLQLKCAACGFVSDVDMRDKLTTFILKNPPEPKKGSKEKKAMRRAEKERLKEGEAADEEQKKHKKEAKKKGTTTTSSKDGTTKASSSKKKASGSDEDRTSPTHSQVDEKEEDDEDEDDDVQWQTDTSAEAARQRIQEQLSAATADMVMLSTEEPEKKKAPNKPSENGNLVARKTLTDEVKENMKKGISAKQLQSVLESLSESAQEKMNALYEGLFDGIQKGFAKEVVKKKSYLAAAIAQDEGSQLLLLHAIEEFCGKSNTNAMKEIALVLKALYDADILEEEFIVEWYQGGLKGGNKDSQIWKNARPFIDWLQSAESESEED; encoded by the coding sequence ATGGCTTTACAGAACATTGGTGGAAATAGTGATGATGCCTTCTACAGGTATAAGATGCCCAGAATGGTTACCAAAATTGAGGGCAGAGGAAATGGCATCAAGACAAATGTAGTCAACATGGTCGATATCGCAAAGGCTTTGGCAAGACCAGCTGCTTACACTACAAAGTACTTTGGTTGCGAGCTTGGAGCCCAATCTAAGTTTGATGAGAAAACCGGGACTTCACTTGTTAATGGGGCCCATGAGACTGCTAAACTTGCTGGCCTTCTTGAGAACTTCATTAAGAAATATGTCCAGTGTTATGGTTGTGGAAACCCTGAGACTGAGATTCTGATTACCAAAACTCAGATGCTCCAACTGAAATGCGCAGCTTGTGGTTTTGTGTCAGATGTGGATATGAGGGACAAACTCACTACTTTCATTCTGAAGAACCCACCTGAACCAAAGAAGGGATCCAAGGAAAAGAAGGCGATGAGGAGGGCTGAGAAGGAGCGACTCAAGGAAGGTGAGGCTGCTGATGAGGAGCAGAAGAAACATAAGAAAGAGGCCAAGAAGAAGGGAACTACTACTACCTCTTCTAAGGATGGCACGACAAAAGCAAGCTCTTCAAAGAAGAAAGCAAGTGGCTCTGATGAGGATCGCACATCACCTACTCACAGTCAGGTTGAtgagaaggaagaagatgatgaagatgaggaCGATGATGTTCAGTGGCAAACAGATACATCAGCGGAGGCGGCTAGGCAACGCATACAAGAGCAACTGAGTGCAGCGACAGCTGATATGGTCATGCTCTCTACAGAAGAGccagagaagaagaaagcacCAAATAAACCAAGTGAAAATGGAAATTTGGTCGCTCGTAAGACACTGACTGATGAGGtgaaagaaaatatgaagaaaggCATCTCAGCAAAGCAATTGCAGTCTGTTCTGGAGTCACTTTCTGAGTCTGCACAAGAAAAGATGAATGCTTTGTATGAGGGACTATTTGATGGCATTCAGAAAGGGTTTGCAAAGGAGGTGGTCAAGAAGAAGAGCTACCTTGCTGCTGCTATTGCTCAGGATGAGGGGTCGCAGTTGCTCTTGCTTCATGCGATTGAGGAGTTTTGTGGGAAGTCAAACACAAATGCAATGAAGGAAATTGCTCTGGTTTTGAAAGCACTCTACGATGCTGATATCTTGGAGGAAGAGTTCATTGTCGAGTGGTATCAAGGAGGACTGAAGGGAGGCAACAAGGACTCTCAGATATGGAAGAATGCTCGACCTTTCATTGATTGGCTCCAGAGTGCTGAGTCGGAATCTGAAGAGGATTGA
- the LOC132181295 gene encoding uncharacterized protein LOC132181295 isoform X3 has product MQWDLRMGDHFVLLVDRLLTESTLEAAIESKNHLQQATPSAIKDYLSSSHRMDINTPSKFVECRICHDEDEESSMETPCSCCGSLKFAHRKCVQRWCNEKGDTSCEICLQQFKPDYTAPPPLFHYGGIPMNFSGNWEISRRDLHNPQFIPVIATGREFLDTDFEEYSTPTSRSLICCRVVAIIVISLSLSCAAMQFMVLLVLRHTLPIIISGAGEYSLTLFTLLMLRTIGILLPIYIMVRAFTAIQRRRHPQDPHLSLAISDEANDLPQHQSRFIHVL; this is encoded by the exons ATGCAGTGGGACTTACG GATGGGGGATCATTTTGTGTTGCTGGTGGATCGATTACTCACTGAATCTACTCTTGAAGCTGCTATTGAGAGCAAAAACCACTTACAGCAAGCCACGCCCTCAGCAATCAAAGATTATTTGAGTTCTTCCCATAGGATGGATATCAATACTCCAAGTAAATTTGTAGAGTGTAGGATTTGCCACGATGAGGATGAAGAGTCAAGCATGGAGACGCCCTGCTCTTGCTGTGGCAGCTTGAAG TTCGCTCACCGCAAGTGTGTTCAAAGGTGGTGCAATGAGAAGGGTGACACTAGCTGTGAGATTTGCCTTCAG CAATTTAAGCCGGATTATACAGCACCTCCTCCTCTGTTTCACTATGGTGGTATTCCAATGAACTTCAG CGGAAATTGGGAGATTTCCAGAAGGGACCTGCATAACCCTCAGTTTATACCGGTGATTGCTACTGGTCGTGAATTTCTAGACACCGACTTTGAAGAGTATTCAACTCCCACTTCGAGAAGCCTGATATGCTGCCGTGTAGTTGCTATAAttgtaatctctctctctctctcctgtgCAGCCATGCAG TTTATGGTTCTTCTGGTTTTACGTCATACTTTACCAATCATAATCAGTGGAGCTGGGGAGTATTCATTGACATTGTTCACG TTACTGATGTTGAGGACCATTGGGATTCTTTTGCCAATCTATATCATGGTTAGAGCATTCACTGCTATCCAGCGTCGCCGACACCCTCAG GACCCTCATCTCTCCCTTGCCATATCAGATGAGGCAAACGACTTGCCACAGCATCAATCACGTTTTATTCATGTTCTGTAG
- the LOC132181295 gene encoding uncharacterized protein LOC132181295 isoform X4, with product MGDHFVLLVDRLLTESTLEAAIESKNHLQQATPSAIKDYLSSSHRMDINTPSKFVECRICHDEDEESSMETPCSCCGSLKFAHRKCVQRWCNEKGDTSCEICLQQFKPDYTAPPPLFHYGGIPMNFSGNWEISRRDLHNPQFIPVIATGREFLDTDFEEYSTPTSRSLICCRVVAIIVISLSLSCAAMQFMVLLVLRHTLPIIISGAGEYSLTLFTLLMLRTIGILLPIYIMVRAFTAIQRRRHPQDPHLSLAISDEANDLPQHQSRFIHVL from the exons ATGGGGGATCATTTTGTGTTGCTGGTGGATCGATTACTCACTGAATCTACTCTTGAAGCTGCTATTGAGAGCAAAAACCACTTACAGCAAGCCACGCCCTCAGCAATCAAAGATTATTTGAGTTCTTCCCATAGGATGGATATCAATACTCCAAGTAAATTTGTAGAGTGTAGGATTTGCCACGATGAGGATGAAGAGTCAAGCATGGAGACGCCCTGCTCTTGCTGTGGCAGCTTGAAG TTCGCTCACCGCAAGTGTGTTCAAAGGTGGTGCAATGAGAAGGGTGACACTAGCTGTGAGATTTGCCTTCAG CAATTTAAGCCGGATTATACAGCACCTCCTCCTCTGTTTCACTATGGTGGTATTCCAATGAACTTCAG CGGAAATTGGGAGATTTCCAGAAGGGACCTGCATAACCCTCAGTTTATACCGGTGATTGCTACTGGTCGTGAATTTCTAGACACCGACTTTGAAGAGTATTCAACTCCCACTTCGAGAAGCCTGATATGCTGCCGTGTAGTTGCTATAAttgtaatctctctctctctctcctgtgCAGCCATGCAG TTTATGGTTCTTCTGGTTTTACGTCATACTTTACCAATCATAATCAGTGGAGCTGGGGAGTATTCATTGACATTGTTCACG TTACTGATGTTGAGGACCATTGGGATTCTTTTGCCAATCTATATCATGGTTAGAGCATTCACTGCTATCCAGCGTCGCCGACACCCTCAG GACCCTCATCTCTCCCTTGCCATATCAGATGAGGCAAACGACTTGCCACAGCATCAATCACGTTTTATTCATGTTCTGTAG
- the LOC132181295 gene encoding uncharacterized protein LOC132181295 isoform X2 translates to MVLLILMQLQYRSFDVCQQLLDSCHVLTLVMGDHFVLLVDRLLTESTLEAAIESKNHLQQATPSAIKDYLSSSHRMDINTPSKFVECRICHDEDEESSMETPCSCCGSLKFAHRKCVQRWCNEKGDTSCEICLQQFKPDYTAPPPLFHYGGIPMNFSGNWEISRRDLHNPQFIPVIATGREFLDTDFEEYSTPTSRSLICCRVVAIIFMVLLVLRHTLPIIISGAGEYSLTLFTLLMLRTIGILLPIYIMVRAFTAIQRRRHPQDPHLSLAISDEANDLPQHQSRFIHVL, encoded by the exons ATGGTCCTATTGATTTTGATGCAGCTTCAATATCGCTCTTTTGACGTGTGCCAACAACTCCTTG ATTCATGTCATGTTCTCACTCTAGT GATGGGGGATCATTTTGTGTTGCTGGTGGATCGATTACTCACTGAATCTACTCTTGAAGCTGCTATTGAGAGCAAAAACCACTTACAGCAAGCCACGCCCTCAGCAATCAAAGATTATTTGAGTTCTTCCCATAGGATGGATATCAATACTCCAAGTAAATTTGTAGAGTGTAGGATTTGCCACGATGAGGATGAAGAGTCAAGCATGGAGACGCCCTGCTCTTGCTGTGGCAGCTTGAAG TTCGCTCACCGCAAGTGTGTTCAAAGGTGGTGCAATGAGAAGGGTGACACTAGCTGTGAGATTTGCCTTCAG CAATTTAAGCCGGATTATACAGCACCTCCTCCTCTGTTTCACTATGGTGGTATTCCAATGAACTTCAG CGGAAATTGGGAGATTTCCAGAAGGGACCTGCATAACCCTCAGTTTATACCGGTGATTGCTACTGGTCGTGAATTTCTAGACACCGACTTTGAAGAGTATTCAACTCCCACTTCGAGAAGCCTGATATGCTGCCGTGTAGTTGCTATAAtt TTTATGGTTCTTCTGGTTTTACGTCATACTTTACCAATCATAATCAGTGGAGCTGGGGAGTATTCATTGACATTGTTCACG TTACTGATGTTGAGGACCATTGGGATTCTTTTGCCAATCTATATCATGGTTAGAGCATTCACTGCTATCCAGCGTCGCCGACACCCTCAG GACCCTCATCTCTCCCTTGCCATATCAGATGAGGCAAACGACTTGCCACAGCATCAATCACGTTTTATTCATGTTCTGTAG
- the LOC132181295 gene encoding uncharacterized protein LOC132181295 isoform X1, with product MVLLILMQLQYRSFDVCQQLLDSCHVLTLVMGDHFVLLVDRLLTESTLEAAIESKNHLQQATPSAIKDYLSSSHRMDINTPSKFVECRICHDEDEESSMETPCSCCGSLKFAHRKCVQRWCNEKGDTSCEICLQQFKPDYTAPPPLFHYGGIPMNFSGNWEISRRDLHNPQFIPVIATGREFLDTDFEEYSTPTSRSLICCRVVAIIVISLSLSCAAMQFMVLLVLRHTLPIIISGAGEYSLTLFTLLMLRTIGILLPIYIMVRAFTAIQRRRHPQDPHLSLAISDEANDLPQHQSRFIHVL from the exons ATGGTCCTATTGATTTTGATGCAGCTTCAATATCGCTCTTTTGACGTGTGCCAACAACTCCTTG ATTCATGTCATGTTCTCACTCTAGT GATGGGGGATCATTTTGTGTTGCTGGTGGATCGATTACTCACTGAATCTACTCTTGAAGCTGCTATTGAGAGCAAAAACCACTTACAGCAAGCCACGCCCTCAGCAATCAAAGATTATTTGAGTTCTTCCCATAGGATGGATATCAATACTCCAAGTAAATTTGTAGAGTGTAGGATTTGCCACGATGAGGATGAAGAGTCAAGCATGGAGACGCCCTGCTCTTGCTGTGGCAGCTTGAAG TTCGCTCACCGCAAGTGTGTTCAAAGGTGGTGCAATGAGAAGGGTGACACTAGCTGTGAGATTTGCCTTCAG CAATTTAAGCCGGATTATACAGCACCTCCTCCTCTGTTTCACTATGGTGGTATTCCAATGAACTTCAG CGGAAATTGGGAGATTTCCAGAAGGGACCTGCATAACCCTCAGTTTATACCGGTGATTGCTACTGGTCGTGAATTTCTAGACACCGACTTTGAAGAGTATTCAACTCCCACTTCGAGAAGCCTGATATGCTGCCGTGTAGTTGCTATAAttgtaatctctctctctctctcctgtgCAGCCATGCAG TTTATGGTTCTTCTGGTTTTACGTCATACTTTACCAATCATAATCAGTGGAGCTGGGGAGTATTCATTGACATTGTTCACG TTACTGATGTTGAGGACCATTGGGATTCTTTTGCCAATCTATATCATGGTTAGAGCATTCACTGCTATCCAGCGTCGCCGACACCCTCAG GACCCTCATCTCTCCCTTGCCATATCAGATGAGGCAAACGACTTGCCACAGCATCAATCACGTTTTATTCATGTTCTGTAG